TGCACAAACTCGTTGACATCCATCACGCGAATGTCAACGACCTATCACGACGCTCCGTCACCACCGAATGCGAGACAGGGCTGAATTCGTGATAGTCCCAGCCGCTATCTCGACTCCAGACCGCCGCTGCGGAGTGGATGGTTCGCTGTGACCAAATAGCCGCCTGCGCACAGAACCCGGCGTACAGCCCGACTCGTCTGCCGCTCCTTACTTTCGCAGGTCAGAGGCCCTGTTTCCCCGCTGAACAAACTGATCGGGTCGAATCCGGGTCGAATTCGGCTCGGCGTATTGTCGCCCCTGTCCACTGCCAATGCGGCAGATCCGGATATTCCGGGCACTGATCGTGGTCCGACGCCAGTCTGTAGTGGACATTCAGGTGTCGGATGCATTCGGAAGTACATGTACGAGGTGTCTTCTTGTCGACCCGCTCTGGTTGCACTCGAGCACCGATGGCCGCCCGGCGGCGTGCCATGCCCGTTCCGGGTCGGATCGGCGACAGGGCTCGCGCGGCAGGTCGAGGTAGCCCTCGTCTTCAGCGGAATCTGGAAGTGATCACCGGCGAGGCATCGTCTTTGCGCGCGGCCATGAAGCGCTCGCCAGCGTCGACTGGTGAGCGGTGGAACCGATGAGCCGCTGAAGGCACGCCACTGTCTCCGACCGGAAGCCGTGGCCGAGCTCGGGCGTGAGCCCGTGGTAGTGGCGGAAGTTGTAGATGAGCGGGCTCCACACACCGGGGTCGATGTGGTGCGTGCCGGGTACGACGATGCGCTCGTCGGCGTGGACCCGGACCACCTCGCACTCGACGGACAGGAACCGGCTCTTGCCGCCCGGGGTCAAGGCGATGGACCTCGCCTCCAGTTGGAGGGGGCACTCGGCGATCCGAGGCGGCCGTACGAGGTGAGAGGAGCGCGGGGTCAGCCCAGTGGCGGCGAACTTGTCGCGCTCGTACCGGTACACCGCCCGCTTGCTCTCCGGCACGGGATCGGCGCCGGTGAGCGGCGCCAGGCTCTCCACCCGCTCCCACAGATCGGGTGAGGCGAGGTTGATCACCACATCCGGTCGCTCGGCCAGGTTGCGCACCGTCTGGCTATCGCTGCCCAGGCCCAGGACGACATGCTGCCCCAGTGCCCAGGCGGACGAGATGGGAGCGAGGTTGAAGGTCCCGTCCGCGTTTTCCGTGGTGAGCAGGACCACCGGCGCGGCCTGCGTGGACCTCGTGCTCGCGGGTGGCGAGGGTGTCAGGAGGGGCTGGAGCGTCACGCGTCCACCGCCTGCGGATCGCGCCAGGTGGGGGGCGGCCGCGCGGGCATCCGGCCGCCCATGACGTGGGTCATCGCCCAGTACACGCGCGAGGCCGAGGAGGCGGAACGGCGCTCGTGGTCCCGCACGAGCCGCCGGTGCAATAGGCGTTCGACACAAGCGCGACCACCGCACTGATCAGCGCCCGCACGTCCATCGCCGGCCGTGTTTGCGACCCGGCACTCTCCCTGCGGCGTCCGGCGTGTCGTGACCGCGGGACCCCGGAGGCCGCATGGGCACGCTGGGTGTCCAGCACCACCGGGACGGGAAGGTCAGGGCACGATGGGCAGGAAAGCGCAGGAGCCGAATCGGCCGCCGGTGCGGATGGTGTGGGTGCCGGCGTTCCGGGTGGGCAGTTCGCTCGTGTCGGGGCCGGCCTGGCCCGTCCGCGGGGGCGTCAGCGGTCCCGCGAAGTGGCCTGCGATTTCGAGGACGAGGGTTTCTCCGGGGTGGATGAGCATGCCGGTCGGCCACAGACCGAGATCGAGCTGTACGGGGATCCCCGGTTCGACGAGGTCCTCGCGTTCGTGGGAGAGGTACGGCTCCAGCGTCGTCGACCTTTCCGCGTCGAGGGCCCGGTGGGAGGCGCGGATCCGGCCGAGCGGGCCCGCGTAGGCGAGCGCGGACGGGAGCTTGCCGTCCTGTTCGAGCGACCGCACGAACTCCTCCAGCGCGGGGAACATGAAGTGGCGGAGCGGCCTTCCGTCGGCATCGGTTTTGTAGACGGCGGCGAACAGATCCAAGTCGTTGCCTTCGCTCGTCTCGATCCAGAGCCGGACGTTGAGCGGTCCGAGCAGTTCCGTCTCCTGCTCCGCGGTGTACCGGAACGTCGCGGACGCCGTGGGGTCGGTTGCCGCGTAGGAGACGGACGACTCCGTGGTCGGCTCGTCCTTCGCCAGGCGGCCGCTCGCCGCGTCGAGGTAGAGCGTGGTCGGTGTCGGACACACGGGCGGCCAGGTGTCCGCGGTCCGGTGGACGTCGTCCTTTCCTCCCGGATCCAGCACGGCGTACCGGACGCGTGGGGTGGACTCCCAGCCGTTGTCCTCGTCCTTGAGATAGCGGTCGAAGAACAGCCTGAGGTCGTCGACGTTCTCCGCAGTGGCGATGTCGACCCACTCCTGGGTGTTGTGAAGCCGCAGCCACTTCCGCTCCGACGCCAGGTCCT
The nucleotide sequence above comes from Streptomyces sp. NL15-2K. Encoded proteins:
- a CDS encoding CocE/NonD family hydrolase, with the protein product MPFQGSASGRDVYDTVEWIAAQQWSTGKVAMAGNSQLAMVQWAAAALRPPHLTAIAPWEGLTDVFRDVVGRGGIPDTAFHDGDIIAFLHGTGRFEDLTEMLRRHPVDNAYWADKRADLSVVDIPAYVVASWSNPIHARSTLRAFQDLASERKWLRLHNTQEWVDIATAENVDDLRLFFDRYLKDEDNGWESTPRVRYAVLDPGGKDDVHRTADTWPPVCPTPTTLYLDAASGRLAKDEPTTESSVSYAATDPTASATFRYTAEQETELLGPLNVRLWIETSEGNDLDLFAAVYKTDADGRPLRHFMFPALEEFVRSLEQDGKLPSALAYAGPLGRIRASHRALDAERSTTLEPYLSHEREDLVEPGIPVQLDLGLWPTGMLIHPGETLVLEIAGHFAGPLTPPRTGQAGPDTSELPTRNAGTHTIRTGGRFGSCAFLPIVP
- a CDS encoding flavin reductase family protein, yielding MTPSPPASTRSTQAAPVVLLTTENADGTFNLAPISSAWALGQHVVLGLGSDSQTVRNLAERPDVVINLASPDLWERVESLAPLTGADPVPESKRAVYRYERDKFAATGLTPRSSHLVRPPRIAECPLQLEARSIALTPGGKSRFLSVECEVVRVHADERIVVPGTHHIDPGVWSPLIYNFRHYHGLTPELGHGFRSETVACLQRLIGSTAHQSTLASASWPRAKTMPRR